TGCAGGTGCTCTACCAGCTGAGCTATGGCCCCAAAAACGATGGAATTGCCCTCGAGCAACCCTTCGTCGTGAGGACTTTACACCGTGAAGACCCCTAAACCTGGCGCCAGACAGCGACGAGCTTCCCTTGGACTTGCACCTGTTCCGCTGGCAACTCAATCGGGGAATAGGCCGGATTAGCTGCCTCCAGCACAACGGTGGGGCCCTGGCGATGGAAATGTTTGAGCGTGGTGCCGCTGCCAGCCACCAATGCACTCACCACCGTGCCATCCCTGAGGCGTTGCGGGTCGACCACGGGCTCCATCAACACCACATCACCATCGGCAATATGCGCGTCCACCATGGAGTCACCGTTCACGGTGAGGGCAAACAAGCCGCGTGTTTCCAAGACGGGAGCAAGGTCTAGATGATCTTGCACATCGTCAAAGGTGTCGACCAAACCACCCGCCGCCACAGCGCCTAAAACGGGAATACCAACTGATGCCGCCACATCACCGAGCAATTGCAGCGTTCGAGCTTGCCCTTCTTGCCAAGTGATCCAACCTTTCTGCTGCAAATGACGAAGCCGGCTCTGTACTGGAGCGGGAGAACGCAAGCCCATGGCTTGCATCATCTGACGTATCGAAGGGCTATGGCGATGGGTGCCGATGTAATCGGACAGCCAGTCGTACAACTCCTGCTGTGCGGAGGTCAGAGCCTCCTGGGGGTTGGCGGCCACCAGCAATCAATCATTGAACAATACATTTGTACCCCCAACCAAGCCTGCTTGCAAGGGGAATGTGCCAGCTCAGGCCATCACAGGCCACCCATCAGTGCCGCAAGCAGTGCTTGCTGTGCATGAAGTCGGTTTTCGGCCTGATCAAAAATCCGACTGGAGGCACCTTCCATCACCTCAGCGGTGATCTCTTCACCGCGGTGAGCAGGCAAGCAATGCAGAACAATCGCATCCTTGGCGGCTTGATCCATTAAGGCCTGGTCCACGCAGAACGCTGCAAAAGCAGCTTCCCGTTCAGCTTGTTCATCTTCCTGGCCCATCGACGCCCAGACATCGGTGTACACCGCTTGGGCCCCCGCCACCGCCTTGACGGGATCGGTGCAAATCTCGATGGAAGCCCCATGTTGTGCCAGGGATCTGGCCTGGTCCAACACCCCAGACAGCGGCTCAAATCCCTCCGGACAACCAATCCGCACGTTCACCCCGAGCAAGGCCCCACAAAGCATGAGGGAGTGAGCAACATTGTTGCCATCACCGATGTAAGCCAACGTTTGTCCAGGAAGATCTCCATGCACTTCCAACATCGTGAGGAAGTCCGCCAGGGCTTGGCAGGGATGTTCAAGGTCGGTGAGGGCATTAATCACCGGAACCGACGCCCAGTGGGCGTAATCAACGAGTTCCTGTTGCGCAAAGGTACGGATCGCTAAGGAATCGCAGTAGCGACTCAACACACGCGCTGTGTCTTGCAACGGTTCGCCGCGGCCCAGCTGCGTCACGGTTGGATTCAGATCCACCGTTTGACCACCGAGTCGGGCCATCGCCACTTGGAAACTAACCCGCGTTCTGGTGGAGGCCTTGGTGAAGATCAATCCCAGAACACGGTTACCGAGATCGATGCGTCGGTCCCCTGATTTCAGCTGTGCCGCCAGGGTGAGAAGCGCTGCCGTTTCACCGGCGGAACCATCTGCGGAGGAGAGGTAATCACGACCATGCAGCCCCACGAGAGGGGCTGCAACCCCTTCAGCAGCGAAAGCCATTGCGACGCTCTAAAGGACAGTTATCGGGGATGGAAGGGCCACACGTCAAGCGCTAACGCCTTCCGGAAGAACACTCGCCTCCAACATCTGTTTCAGATCGTCGCCCTCAATCACTTCTTTCTCGAGAATCTTCTGAGCAATGGTTTCAAGAAGTCCCATGTTTTGACGCAGGATCGACAGGGCATCGTCGTGGGCTTTATCCACTAGACCCCGCACTTCATGGTCGATCGCTTGGGCTGTGGCATCACTCACAGATCGGCGGGGATTGTTATTGCCGCCAAGGAAACGTCCTCCCCCCTGTTTGTCGTAGGCCAACGGTCCAAGGGTGTCGCTCATCCCATAGGTCCCAACCATTTGCTCCGCGAGATCTGTGGCCCGCTGAAGATCATTCGCCGCACCAGTGGTGATTTTTCCGAAAACAATCTCCTCTGCCGAGCGGCCACCCAACAGCGTGGCGATTTGGCCCTGAAGATCTTCCTTGGAATTGAGGAACCGTTCTTCTGTGGGGAGTTGAAGGGTGTAACCCAA
The DNA window shown above is from Synechococcus sp. CC9902 and carries:
- the lexA gene encoding transcriptional repressor LexA, which translates into the protein MAANPQEALTSAQQELYDWLSDYIGTHRHSPSIRQMMQAMGLRSPAPVQSRLRHLQQKGWITWQEGQARTLQLLGDVAASVGIPVLGAVAAGGLVDTFDDVQDHLDLAPVLETRGLFALTVNGDSMVDAHIADGDVVLMEPVVDPQRLRDGTVVSALVAGSGTTLKHFHRQGPTVVLEAANPAYSPIELPAEQVQVQGKLVAVWRQV
- the argF gene encoding ornithine carbamoyltransferase; translation: MAFAAEGVAAPLVGLHGRDYLSSADGSAGETAALLTLAAQLKSGDRRIDLGNRVLGLIFTKASTRTRVSFQVAMARLGGQTVDLNPTVTQLGRGEPLQDTARVLSRYCDSLAIRTFAQQELVDYAHWASVPVINALTDLEHPCQALADFLTMLEVHGDLPGQTLAYIGDGNNVAHSLMLCGALLGVNVRIGCPEGFEPLSGVLDQARSLAQHGASIEICTDPVKAVAGAQAVYTDVWASMGQEDEQAEREAAFAAFCVDQALMDQAAKDAIVLHCLPAHRGEEITAEVMEGASSRIFDQAENRLHAQQALLAALMGGL